A single window of Archangium gephyra DNA harbors:
- a CDS encoding TrmH family RNA methyltransferase has product MAGGGPRYEKLEKAPLDAESLLLDVRKEKIDKVISQRTRTFTIVLDRLEDSFNIAAVLRTCEANGLQEVHVIVNPAAPFMPNSRVGQGCDKWLDVKLYKDFASCREHLKSRGFSVYASAIREDATSLYSMRFDSKIALVFGNEREGVSQEVLDGSDGTFWIPMRGFSQSLNISAAASACVTRAISWREEHLGRVGDLTEAEAQVLRDRFYVLAVKQRKRIFKKAPPSKP; this is encoded by the coding sequence ATGGCTGGTGGCGGCCCCCGTTACGAGAAGCTCGAGAAGGCTCCGCTCGACGCGGAGTCCCTGCTGCTCGACGTGCGCAAGGAGAAGATCGACAAGGTCATCTCCCAGCGCACGCGCACCTTCACCATCGTGTTGGATCGGCTGGAGGACAGCTTCAACATCGCCGCGGTGCTGCGCACCTGCGAGGCCAATGGCCTCCAGGAGGTGCACGTCATCGTCAACCCCGCGGCGCCCTTCATGCCCAACTCGCGGGTGGGGCAGGGGTGCGACAAGTGGCTCGACGTGAAGCTCTACAAGGACTTCGCCTCGTGCCGCGAGCACCTCAAGTCGCGGGGCTTCTCGGTCTACGCCTCGGCCATCCGCGAGGACGCCACCAGCCTGTACTCGATGCGCTTCGACTCGAAGATCGCCCTCGTCTTCGGCAACGAGCGTGAAGGGGTGAGCCAGGAGGTGCTGGACGGCTCGGACGGCACCTTCTGGATTCCGATGCGCGGCTTCAGCCAGAGCCTGAACATCTCCGCCGCCGCGTCGGCCTGTGTCACCCGGGCCATCTCCTGGCGCGAGGAGCACCTCGGGCGCGTGGGAGACCTCACCGAGGCCGAGGCCCAGGTGCTGCGCGACCGCTTCTATGTGCTCGCCGTGAAACAGCGCAAGCGCATCTTCAAGAAGGCGCCCCCCTCCAAGCCTTGA
- a CDS encoding LolA family protein, which translates to MYLEKLLVTLLAAPVIAPVPTTVAHQVVAQAPAQPAAPKAAEAPKAAEKKVAPEVKELVERMQSFYEKTQDFSAEFKQDYKYKVLRRTQTSTGTVIYKKPGLMRWEYLKPSTRTFVLAGEKVYAYDPEAQTLSVGRIDTSQLSASVTFLFGQGKLADEFSISKGACKDCKGTLLVLDPLKPDPRFQQVRLEVDPKTAQVLKSTVVDPDGSENAIAFLNLKTNVGVGADAFKINPPEGTRIDDFTKPRK; encoded by the coding sequence ATGTACCTCGAGAAGCTGCTCGTGACCCTGCTCGCCGCGCCGGTGATTGCCCCGGTGCCCACCACCGTTGCCCACCAGGTGGTCGCCCAGGCGCCCGCTCAGCCGGCAGCTCCCAAGGCCGCCGAGGCCCCCAAGGCCGCGGAGAAGAAGGTCGCTCCCGAGGTGAAGGAGCTGGTGGAGCGGATGCAGTCCTTCTACGAGAAAACGCAGGACTTCTCGGCCGAGTTCAAGCAGGACTACAAGTACAAGGTCCTGCGGCGTACGCAGACGTCGACGGGCACGGTCATCTACAAGAAGCCGGGCCTGATGCGCTGGGAGTACCTGAAGCCCTCCACGCGCACCTTCGTGCTGGCCGGCGAGAAGGTGTACGCGTACGACCCCGAGGCGCAGACGCTGAGCGTGGGCCGCATCGACACCAGCCAGCTCTCCGCGTCGGTGACGTTCCTCTTCGGCCAGGGAAAGCTGGCGGACGAGTTCTCCATCAGCAAGGGCGCGTGCAAGGACTGCAAGGGCACGCTGCTGGTGCTGGATCCCCTCAAGCCGGACCCGCGCTTCCAGCAGGTGCGCCTCGAGGTGGACCCGAAGACGGCGCAGGTGCTGAAGAGCACGGTGGTGGATCCGGACGGCAGCGAGAACGCCATCGCCTTCCTCAACCTGAAGACGAACGTGGGTGTCGGGGCGGATGCCTTCAAGATCAACCCGCCCGAGGGCACGCGCATCGACGACTTCACCAAGCCGCGGAAATAG
- a CDS encoding WD40 repeat domain-containing serine/threonine protein kinase, with translation MSEAHSPKDDSDSTLTVESQKPSPPGSAFQQLPVDRNRYTLFGEVARGGLGRILRAHDAHLDRPVALKELLEPSSEAKARFLAEAHITARLQHPSIIPIYEAGLWSTGEPFYAMRLVAGRSLKEVMAGTKMLAERLALLPHVLAAAEAVAYAHSQHVIHRDLKPDNILVGEFGETVVIDWGLGKDLSRQEASPSPSAAPGADAAPTEGEGLTVAGTVMGTPAYMPLEQAGGHPVDERADVYALGAILYHLLAGIRPYEGESAWEVVRKVMSGPPVPLSERQKGIPQELLTIVAKAMARAPSERYRTAREMAEDLRRFQTGQIVGAHQYTRLQLLQRFVRRYRVAVAALLLLSVVGSVSVWRIVVERDLARRKEAEAVERADALTLMQVRSAVQQDPNTIAWLGRLSPGFKRWSEVRTVAADAKARGLATLLHGHSKSVTSVRFTSDGRWLLTGGDDGTLRLWDLERGTSRVLTGHTDEVWSISLSPDGQRAVSTGKDGTLRVWELATGGSRVLRGHEKPVVGAAFLPDGHRLVSAGRDGTLRIWDPASGKATRVFRVEGSLFNRMSLSPDGRQVVTSTLNEPVVRVWDLERGKPLLLTGHEQPVWALAFSPDGALVATGSDDQSVRVWDSRTGEGRVLGEQLGTIRALAFSPDGRTLVASGSGLALRLWDLSTGQRRELSGHEGKVEVLAFSPDGKFLASGGHDRSVRLWDLSMGQSRVLGGFGGAVYQLAFSRDGRRLAVSGVEALVRLFSVTEPGGRVLQAPQRFRYDGLQPSPEGGRLVMSGVDGTVSLWTLPAGAPSTLAGHEGKVVTRFSPDGRFLATGDEQGSLRLWDVDGRLLRIIEGSGHPITMLAFSPDGSQLALVTYENEVRLWNPTTGQERMLQSYQDRQVEDLGTVALAFSPDGGHLATASEFAPHVSLWDVTTGEKRILRGHEEGVDSLAFSPAGDTLVTGGQDHTVRFWGLDGVERRRIDLGGNGAWLLRFSPDGTALFTVGVRESIIRSWDARTGAELRPLTGHDGDVNSIALSADGKRLASASEDQTVRLWDLESRTSRVLRGHAGPVTNVAFSPDGQQLFSRGEDDTIRVWPDDLPSTPEALRAWLEAVDGPPFEADEAHR, from the coding sequence ATGAGCGAGGCCCACTCGCCCAAGGATGACTCTGACTCCACGCTCACCGTGGAGAGCCAGAAGCCGAGCCCTCCAGGGAGCGCATTCCAACAACTCCCGGTCGATCGCAACCGCTACACCCTCTTCGGTGAGGTGGCGCGGGGAGGACTCGGCCGCATCCTGCGCGCCCACGACGCGCACCTGGACCGTCCGGTCGCGCTCAAGGAGCTCCTCGAGCCGAGCAGCGAGGCCAAGGCCCGGTTCCTCGCGGAAGCGCACATCACCGCCCGCCTCCAGCACCCGTCCATCATTCCCATCTACGAGGCGGGTCTCTGGTCCACGGGAGAGCCCTTCTATGCCATGAGGCTCGTCGCCGGCCGCTCCCTCAAGGAGGTGATGGCCGGAACGAAGATGCTCGCGGAGCGCTTGGCGCTGCTGCCGCACGTGCTCGCGGCGGCCGAGGCCGTGGCCTACGCGCACAGCCAGCACGTCATCCACCGGGACCTGAAGCCGGACAACATCCTCGTGGGGGAGTTCGGTGAGACCGTGGTGATCGACTGGGGGCTGGGCAAGGACCTCTCGCGGCAGGAGGCCAGCCCCTCACCCTCCGCGGCCCCCGGAGCGGACGCCGCTCCCACGGAGGGCGAGGGACTCACGGTGGCGGGAACCGTGATGGGAACGCCCGCGTACATGCCGCTGGAGCAGGCGGGTGGCCATCCCGTGGACGAGCGCGCGGACGTCTATGCCCTCGGCGCCATCCTCTACCACCTGCTGGCCGGTATCCGGCCCTACGAGGGCGAGTCCGCGTGGGAGGTGGTCCGCAAGGTCATGTCGGGTCCGCCGGTGCCCCTCTCCGAGCGGCAGAAGGGCATCCCCCAGGAACTGCTCACCATCGTCGCCAAGGCCATGGCGCGAGCGCCCTCGGAGCGCTACCGCACCGCGCGCGAGATGGCGGAGGACCTGCGGCGCTTCCAGACCGGGCAGATCGTCGGCGCGCATCAGTACACCCGGCTGCAACTGCTCCAGCGCTTCGTCCGGCGCTACCGGGTCGCGGTGGCGGCGCTCCTGCTGCTCTCCGTGGTGGGCTCGGTGAGCGTGTGGCGCATCGTGGTGGAGCGCGACCTCGCGCGGCGCAAGGAGGCCGAGGCCGTCGAGCGCGCCGATGCCCTGACCCTGATGCAGGTCCGCTCGGCGGTGCAGCAGGATCCGAACACGATCGCCTGGCTCGGCAGACTGTCCCCCGGCTTCAAACGCTGGTCGGAGGTGCGCACCGTCGCGGCGGATGCGAAGGCGCGCGGACTGGCCACCCTGCTGCATGGCCACTCGAAGAGCGTCACGTCGGTCCGTTTTACCTCGGATGGCAGGTGGCTCCTCACGGGCGGCGACGATGGGACGTTGCGCCTCTGGGACCTGGAGCGGGGGACGAGCCGCGTCCTGACGGGGCACACCGACGAGGTCTGGTCGATCTCGCTCTCGCCAGACGGACAGCGCGCTGTCTCCACGGGGAAGGACGGCACGCTCCGGGTCTGGGAGCTGGCCACGGGCGGGAGCCGTGTCCTCCGAGGCCATGAGAAACCCGTGGTCGGGGCGGCGTTCCTGCCCGATGGCCACCGGCTGGTCTCGGCTGGCAGGGATGGCACCCTGCGCATCTGGGACCCGGCATCCGGCAAGGCCACCCGCGTCTTCCGCGTCGAGGGAAGTCTCTTCAACCGGATGAGTCTCTCCCCGGATGGGCGGCAGGTGGTCACCTCGACCCTCAACGAGCCCGTGGTGCGCGTCTGGGACCTGGAGCGCGGCAAACCGCTCTTGCTGACGGGACATGAGCAGCCCGTGTGGGCCCTCGCGTTCTCTCCGGATGGAGCGCTCGTCGCCACCGGGAGTGATGACCAGAGCGTGCGTGTCTGGGATTCGCGGACGGGAGAGGGGCGGGTGCTCGGCGAGCAACTGGGCACCATCCGTGCGCTCGCGTTCTCTCCGGATGGACGGACCCTGGTGGCCTCGGGCTCCGGGTTGGCGCTCCGGTTGTGGGACCTCTCCACCGGGCAGCGCCGGGAGCTGAGCGGGCACGAGGGGAAGGTCGAGGTGCTCGCCTTCTCTCCGGACGGGAAGTTCCTCGCCTCCGGCGGCCATGATCGCTCGGTACGGCTCTGGGACCTCTCCATGGGCCAATCGCGCGTGCTCGGTGGGTTCGGAGGCGCGGTCTATCAGCTTGCCTTCTCCCGGGATGGCCGGCGGCTCGCGGTCAGTGGCGTGGAGGCCCTCGTGCGTCTGTTCTCCGTGACGGAGCCCGGCGGCCGTGTGCTCCAGGCCCCCCAGCGCTTCAGGTACGACGGGCTCCAGCCTTCACCCGAGGGGGGGCGGCTCGTCATGAGCGGCGTGGACGGGACCGTGAGCCTGTGGACCCTCCCCGCGGGCGCGCCGAGCACCCTGGCCGGACATGAAGGGAAGGTCGTGACCCGGTTCTCGCCGGATGGCCGGTTCCTCGCCACGGGAGACGAGCAGGGCAGCCTTCGTCTGTGGGATGTGGACGGGCGTCTGCTTCGAATCATCGAGGGCAGCGGCCATCCCATCACGATGCTGGCCTTCTCTCCGGACGGGAGCCAGCTCGCCCTCGTGACGTACGAGAACGAGGTGCGCCTGTGGAACCCCACCACGGGTCAGGAGCGGATGCTCCAGAGTTATCAGGATCGCCAGGTGGAGGACCTGGGCACCGTCGCGCTCGCGTTCTCCCCGGACGGCGGGCATCTCGCCACGGCCTCGGAGTTCGCTCCCCACGTGAGCCTGTGGGACGTGACGACGGGAGAGAAGCGCATCCTCCGGGGCCACGAGGAGGGAGTGGATTCGCTCGCCTTTTCGCCAGCGGGGGACACGCTGGTCACGGGGGGGCAGGACCACACCGTGCGGTTCTGGGGCCTGGATGGTGTCGAGCGCCGGCGCATCGACCTGGGCGGCAACGGAGCCTGGTTGCTGCGCTTCTCGCCGGACGGGACGGCCCTGTTCACCGTGGGTGTGCGGGAGAGCATCATCCGGAGCTGGGATGCGCGCACGGGGGCGGAGCTGAGGCCCCTGACGGGCCATGACGGCGATGTGAACAGCATCGCCCTGTCCGCGGATGGCAAGCGGCTCGCCTCGGCCAGCGAGGATCAGACGGTGCGGCTCTGGGACCTGGAGAGCCGCACGAGCCGCGTGCTGCGGGGCCATGCCGGGCCCGTCACGAACGTGGCCTTCTCGCCTGACGGCCAGCAGCTCTTCTCGCGCGGTGAAGATGACACCATCCGCGTCTGGCCGGATGACCTGCCCTCGACACCCGAGGCGCTCCGGGCCTGGCTGGAGGCCGTGGATGGACCTCCCTTCGAAGCCGACGAGGCGCATCGCTAG
- a CDS encoding LysR family transcriptional regulator has protein sequence MRRGELDDLAAFATVATEGSFTRAAARLDMSQSALSRRVQALEQRLGVRLLSRTTRSVSTTEAGEALLGTLRTAFADIDTRLAVLREGRTRLAGTLRLTMVKHAAMSLIRPMLPGFLSAHPDVRVELDVNDRFVDIVSHRFDAGIRFGEQVAKDMIAVRVGPEVRAAVVASPGYLAARRAPRTPRELHEHRCINYRLGTTGGLYAWEFQERGRRLEVRVDNTLVFNDGDLMVAAALDGQGIAYVFEHQVANHLAEGRLVRLLEKWCPPFPGYYLYHPSRRQTPPVLAAFIQALRARSAS, from the coding sequence ATGAGACGAGGGGAGCTCGATGACCTGGCGGCGTTCGCCACCGTGGCGACCGAGGGCAGCTTCACGCGCGCGGCGGCCCGGCTGGACATGTCGCAGTCGGCGCTGAGCCGCCGGGTGCAGGCGCTCGAGCAGCGGTTGGGGGTGCGGTTGCTGTCGCGCACCACGCGCAGCGTCTCGACGACCGAGGCGGGAGAAGCCCTGTTGGGAACGCTGCGCACCGCCTTCGCGGACATCGACACGCGTCTGGCCGTCCTGCGCGAGGGACGGACGAGGCTCGCGGGAACGCTCCGCCTGACCATGGTGAAGCACGCGGCGATGTCGTTGATCCGGCCGATGCTGCCGGGCTTCCTCTCCGCTCATCCGGACGTCCGGGTCGAGCTCGACGTCAACGACCGCTTCGTCGACATCGTCTCCCACCGGTTCGATGCGGGCATCCGGTTTGGGGAACAGGTCGCCAAGGACATGATCGCGGTGCGTGTGGGGCCGGAGGTGCGCGCGGCGGTGGTGGCGTCGCCGGGCTACCTCGCGGCACGGCGCGCGCCTCGCACGCCCCGCGAGCTCCACGAGCACCGCTGCATCAACTACCGGCTGGGAACCACGGGCGGCCTCTATGCCTGGGAGTTCCAGGAACGGGGCCGCCGTCTCGAGGTCCGCGTCGACAACACCCTGGTCTTCAATGATGGCGACCTGATGGTGGCCGCGGCGTTGGATGGCCAGGGCATCGCCTACGTGTTCGAGCATCAGGTCGCGAACCACCTCGCCGAGGGGCGGCTGGTGCGCCTCCTGGAGAAGTGGTGCCCGCCCTTCCCCGGCTACTACCTGTACCATCCCAGCCGGCGTCAAACGCCGCCAGTGCTGGCCGCCTTCATCCAGGCACTGCGAGCCCGGAGTGCCTCGTGA
- a CDS encoding oxidoreductase, with translation MSKVWFITGATRGLGAELARAALAAGHTVVATGRKPEALERALGTSERLLAVPLDVTAPGQPEAAVKAALARFGRIDVLVNNAGYGLVGALEETSADELSQQFATNVLGLAAVTRAVLPTMRAQRSGHIFNMSSAAGLAGFPGASAYCASKFAVEGLSESLSHEVAPLGIKVTLVEPGYFRTEFLTDGSAVFAQKVIADYDATAGEMRRGSRAMNGNQAGDPRKLAQALLTLSAATHPPLRFNAGTDSVALLEQLLTTRREELGRWRDLSLSLAYAS, from the coding sequence ATGTCGAAAGTCTGGTTCATCACGGGCGCGACCCGCGGCCTCGGCGCGGAGCTCGCACGGGCGGCGCTCGCCGCGGGTCACACCGTCGTCGCCACGGGCCGCAAGCCCGAGGCCCTCGAGCGGGCCCTGGGCACTTCCGAGCGGCTCCTCGCCGTCCCGCTCGATGTCACGGCACCCGGACAGCCCGAGGCGGCCGTGAAGGCGGCGCTCGCGCGGTTCGGCCGCATCGACGTGCTCGTCAACAACGCGGGCTATGGGCTGGTGGGGGCGCTGGAGGAGACCAGCGCCGACGAGCTTTCCCAGCAGTTCGCCACCAACGTGCTGGGCCTGGCGGCGGTCACCCGGGCGGTGCTGCCCACGATGCGCGCGCAGCGCTCGGGCCACATCTTCAACATGTCGTCGGCGGCGGGCCTCGCCGGCTTTCCGGGCGCCTCGGCCTATTGCGCGTCGAAGTTCGCCGTCGAGGGCCTGAGCGAGAGCCTGTCGCACGAGGTCGCTCCGCTCGGTATCAAGGTGACCCTCGTCGAGCCGGGCTACTTCCGCACGGAATTCCTCACCGACGGCTCGGCGGTGTTCGCTCAGAAGGTCATCGCCGACTACGACGCCACCGCGGGCGAGATGCGCCGGGGTTCTCGCGCCATGAATGGCAACCAGGCGGGAGATCCGCGCAAGCTCGCCCAGGCCCTCCTGACGCTGTCGGCCGCCACGCATCCTCCGCTGCGCTTCAATGCTGGCACGGACTCGGTGGCCTTGCTGGAGCAGCTGCTCACCACCCGGCGCGAGGAGCTGGGACGCTGGCGCGACCTGTCGCTCTCACTCGCCTACGCTTCCTGA
- the rimO gene encoding 30S ribosomal protein S12 methylthiotransferase RimO, giving the protein MTLGCPKNRVDSEVMLGTLKQRGYSLVQDPAAAQVIVVNTCAFIGPAKQESVDSILEMAEYKKSGECSTLVVTGCLSQRYGAELSKEMPEVDHFLGTSAYAQIGDLLAAEASPRQVIPDPDYIHDAQTPRENSMPSYTAYLKISEGCDNACAFCIIPTLRGGQRSRPIPDIIAEAQRLSEQGVQELNLVAQDLTAYGHDLPGKPKLHDLLRELVKVDVKWIRLHYAYPRVFTDELIELMATEKKIARYLDMPLQHASDKLLLSMKRGRDSKFLKELLAKLRARVPGLVMRTSMIVGLPGETEEDFEMLKEFVKEQRFERLGVFQYSDEEGTAAYDYENKVPKQTIERRWREVMAIQKRINREQNKKLVGQRIEVLVEGPSEESEHLLVGRHEGQAPEIDGLVYINDGLAYPGEFVTVEVTEAHDYDLIAKVVERPNPKDRVHKPRESFPMPVVTSQR; this is encoded by the coding sequence ATGACCCTCGGCTGCCCGAAGAACCGGGTGGACTCCGAGGTGATGCTCGGCACCCTCAAGCAGCGGGGTTACTCGCTGGTGCAGGACCCCGCCGCGGCCCAGGTCATCGTCGTCAATACCTGTGCCTTCATCGGGCCCGCCAAGCAGGAGTCCGTGGACTCCATCCTGGAGATGGCCGAGTACAAGAAGTCGGGGGAGTGCAGCACCCTCGTCGTCACCGGCTGCCTCTCGCAGCGCTACGGCGCCGAGCTCTCCAAGGAGATGCCCGAGGTGGACCATTTCCTCGGCACGAGCGCCTACGCCCAGATTGGCGACCTGCTCGCCGCCGAGGCCAGCCCGCGCCAGGTGATTCCGGATCCGGACTACATCCACGACGCGCAGACGCCGCGCGAGAACTCGATGCCGTCGTACACGGCCTATCTGAAGATCTCCGAGGGCTGCGACAACGCGTGCGCCTTCTGCATCATCCCCACGCTGCGCGGTGGCCAGCGCTCGCGCCCCATCCCGGACATCATCGCCGAGGCCCAGCGCCTGTCCGAGCAGGGCGTGCAGGAGCTGAACCTCGTGGCGCAGGACCTGACGGCCTACGGGCATGACCTGCCCGGCAAGCCCAAGCTGCATGACCTGCTGCGCGAGCTGGTGAAGGTGGACGTGAAGTGGATCCGCCTGCACTACGCCTACCCGCGCGTCTTCACCGACGAGCTCATCGAGCTGATGGCGACGGAGAAGAAGATCGCCCGCTACCTGGACATGCCGCTGCAGCACGCGAGCGACAAGCTGCTGCTGTCGATGAAGCGGGGCCGGGACAGCAAGTTCCTCAAGGAGCTGCTGGCGAAGCTGCGCGCCCGGGTGCCGGGGCTGGTGATGCGCACCTCGATGATCGTCGGCCTGCCCGGCGAGACCGAGGAGGACTTCGAGATGCTCAAGGAGTTCGTGAAGGAGCAGCGCTTCGAGCGGCTCGGCGTGTTCCAGTACTCGGACGAGGAAGGCACGGCCGCGTACGACTACGAGAACAAGGTGCCCAAGCAGACCATCGAGCGCCGCTGGCGCGAGGTGATGGCCATCCAGAAGCGCATCAACCGCGAGCAGAACAAGAAGCTCGTGGGGCAGCGCATTGAAGTGCTGGTGGAGGGCCCGAGCGAGGAGTCCGAGCACCTGCTGGTGGGCCGCCACGAGGGCCAGGCGCCGGAGATCGACGGTCTGGTCTACATCAACGACGGTCTGGCCTACCCGGGCGAGTTCGTCACCGTGGAGGTGACGGAGGCGCACGACTACGACCTGATCGCCAAGGTGGTCGAGCGCCCCAACCCGAAGGACCGCGTGCACAAGCCGCGTGAGTCCTTCCCCATGCCCGTGGTGACGTCGCAGCGCTGA
- a CDS encoding YajQ family cyclic di-GMP-binding protein has translation MPSFDVVSKIDIAELDNAVNQAKKEISTRYDFQGVNGDIVLAPDKTSITVKANSEDKVQAAKEVLLNKLAKRGISLLALEYEPIEKTGLSNVKQLIKLQQGIPVEKSKELVKLLKDSKLKVQGSIQADQLRVTGKNKDDLQAAMALFRKEADKLQLDMQFTNFRD, from the coding sequence ATGCCTTCCTTCGACGTCGTCTCCAAAATCGATATCGCCGAGCTCGACAACGCGGTCAACCAGGCCAAGAAGGAGATCTCCACCCGTTACGACTTCCAGGGCGTCAACGGGGACATCGTGCTCGCGCCGGACAAGACCTCCATCACCGTCAAGGCCAACAGCGAGGACAAGGTCCAGGCCGCCAAGGAAGTCCTCCTGAACAAGCTGGCCAAGCGCGGCATCTCGCTGCTGGCGCTGGAGTACGAGCCCATCGAGAAGACGGGCCTGTCCAACGTGAAGCAGCTCATCAAGCTGCAGCAGGGCATCCCGGTGGAGAAGTCCAAGGAGCTGGTGAAGCTGCTCAAGGACTCCAAGCTGAAGGTCCAGGGCTCCATCCAGGCGGATCAGCTCCGGGTGACGGGCAAGAACAAGGACGATCTGCAGGCCGCCATGGCCCTCTTCCGCAAGGAAGCGGACAAGCTGCAACTCGACATGCAGTTCACCAACTTCCGGGACTAG
- a CDS encoding ribonuclease J — protein sequence MLHVIPLGGLGEIGLNAMVIACRGEMLLIDCGLMFPPIGTLGVDIILPDFRYLRQNASLLKGILLTHGHEDHVGALPFLLNEVPVPVYGTRFTLGLVRHRLHELGVDADLREIEPRNPFPVGAHFKVEATRVTHTVPDAVGYVVHTPEGPVIHTGDFKLDPDPIDGLRTDLERWGELGEQGVLCLLSDSTNSERTHETGSERLVEQTFERLFHDVRGRIVVSMFASHLHRIHHVLDLARKLERKVVTMGRSLIRNIEMARELGFLPSVTDGLFVPLEDAASLPPERLLVLATGSQAEPRAGLSQLAAGDGPLRLGPGDLVVLSARAIPGNERAVSGLIDQLLWRGARVVYPDLEPGVHVSGHASQPQQRRVLDLIRPKNFVPIHGELHHLHRHLATAKESGLSPEQLLLAQDGDLLVFEEGRGRFSGSVPTGRIYQDRFGQGVVTPDILQERTRIAETGILVAVLVIERASLSLLAGPQLSGQGLNLDEQVLLPRVAEDARAFFLEMSPQLRGDDARVREELAKAVRRAFKLYTSKRPVVVPMVLKV from the coding sequence ATGCTCCATGTGATTCCCCTCGGAGGGCTCGGCGAGATTGGTCTCAATGCGATGGTCATCGCCTGCCGCGGGGAGATGCTCCTCATCGACTGCGGGCTGATGTTCCCCCCCATTGGCACCCTGGGCGTGGACATCATCCTCCCGGACTTCCGCTACCTCCGGCAGAACGCGTCCCTGCTCAAGGGCATCCTCCTCACCCATGGTCACGAGGACCATGTCGGCGCCCTGCCCTTCCTCCTCAACGAGGTGCCCGTCCCCGTCTACGGCACCCGCTTCACGCTCGGCCTGGTGCGCCACCGGCTCCACGAGCTGGGCGTGGACGCGGACCTGCGGGAGATAGAGCCCCGCAACCCCTTCCCCGTGGGCGCCCACTTCAAGGTCGAGGCCACCCGCGTCACCCACACCGTGCCCGACGCCGTGGGCTACGTCGTCCACACCCCCGAGGGCCCCGTCATCCATACCGGGGACTTCAAGCTGGACCCGGACCCCATCGACGGCCTGCGCACCGACCTGGAGCGCTGGGGCGAGCTCGGCGAGCAGGGCGTGCTCTGCCTCCTGTCCGACTCCACCAACTCCGAGCGCACCCACGAGACGGGCAGCGAGCGCCTGGTGGAGCAGACCTTCGAGCGGCTCTTCCACGACGTGCGCGGCCGCATCGTGGTGAGCATGTTCGCCTCCCACCTGCACCGCATCCACCACGTGCTGGACCTGGCCCGGAAGCTGGAGCGCAAGGTGGTGACGATGGGGCGCAGCCTCATCCGCAACATCGAGATGGCGCGCGAGCTCGGCTTCCTCCCCTCCGTCACCGACGGGCTCTTCGTCCCGCTCGAGGACGCGGCCAGCCTGCCCCCGGAGCGCCTGCTGGTGCTCGCCACCGGCTCCCAGGCCGAGCCCCGCGCCGGCCTCTCCCAGCTCGCCGCCGGAGACGGCCCCCTGCGCCTGGGGCCTGGGGATCTCGTCGTCCTCAGTGCCCGCGCCATCCCCGGCAACGAGCGCGCCGTGTCTGGCCTCATCGACCAGCTCCTCTGGCGCGGCGCCCGCGTCGTCTACCCGGACCTGGAGCCGGGTGTGCACGTGTCCGGCCACGCCAGCCAGCCCCAGCAGCGGCGGGTGCTGGACCTGATCCGCCCCAAGAACTTCGTCCCCATCCATGGCGAGCTGCACCACCTCCACCGACACCTGGCCACCGCCAAGGAGTCCGGGCTGTCCCCCGAGCAGCTGCTGCTGGCCCAGGATGGGGACCTGCTCGTCTTCGAGGAGGGCCGGGGCCGCTTCTCCGGGAGCGTTCCCACCGGGCGCATCTACCAGGACCGCTTCGGCCAGGGGGTGGTGACGCCCGACATCCTCCAGGAGCGCACCCGCATCGCCGAGACGGGCATCCTCGTGGCCGTCCTCGTCATCGAGCGGGCCAGCCTGTCGCTCCTGGCGGGCCCCCAGTTGTCCGGACAGGGGCTCAACCTGGACGAGCAGGTGCTGCTGCCCCGGGTGGCCGAGGACGCCCGGGCCTTCTTCCTGGAAATGTCCCCGCAGCTCCGGGGGGATGACGCCCGGGTGCGGGAGGAGCTGGCGAAGGCGGTGCGCCGGGCCTTCAAGCTGTATACATCCAAGCGGCCCGTCGTGGTGCCGATGGTCCTCAAGGTGTGA